A DNA window from Planctomycetota bacterium contains the following coding sequences:
- a CDS encoding glycine zipper domain-containing protein: MNQRLCKRVAVLCVAALASQGCGWIRDNPKTVTGAAIGAAAGGALGYAVSGHHRRGRAVIGGALIGALAGGIIGNMMERRDREAAATNQAYNYAPAQGTRVEVAGALVDPAATTPGGTVNLQVTYAVMAPNDQTAVPLVETRVVTFNGTKVAELTSNVSRTPGTYTTQVPIQLRADTPKGQYQLDVVVAGAGAQGQRSATFVVN; encoded by the coding sequence ATGAATCAGCGACTGTGTAAGCGTGTGGCAGTGCTTTGCGTGGCGGCCCTGGCATCCCAGGGCTGCGGCTGGATCAGAGACAACCCCAAGACCGTGACCGGCGCCGCCATCGGCGCCGCGGCCGGCGGCGCGCTGGGCTATGCAGTATCGGGCCACCACCGTCGAGGCCGCGCCGTGATCGGCGGCGCTCTCATCGGCGCCCTCGCCGGCGGCATCATCGGCAACATGATGGAGCGCAGAGACCGCGAGGCCGCGGCCACCAATCAGGCCTACAACTACGCCCCCGCCCAGGGCACGCGCGTGGAAGTGGCCGGCGCCCTGGTGGACCCCGCCGCGACCACCCCCGGCGGCACAGTGAACCTCCAGGTCACCTATGCGGTCATGGCGCCCAACGACCAGACCGCCGTCCCCCTGGTCGAGACCCGCGTCGTCACGTTCAACGGCACCAAGGTGGCGGAGCTGACCTCCAACGTCAGCCGCACGCCCGGCACCTACACCACCCAGGTGCCCATCCAACTGCGCGCCGACACGCCCAAGGGCCAGTACCAGCTCGACGTCGTCGTGGCGGGAGCCGGCGCCCAGGGCCAGCGCAGCGCCACGTTCGTGGTGAACTGA
- a CDS encoding nucleoside monophosphate kinase has protein sequence MAPPIRAVLLVGPTGSGKSPVGARLEQAGGFHHFDFGAELRAAARGERGLAPADVAYVQGVLEAQALLPDERFPIAEELLRRFLRRRGFEPSADVLVLNGLPRHVGQARALAATVRVEAVAVLECDAAAAHARVARRRRGEGPDHAGRPDDAPEAVARKLARYARETEPLVAHYAAQSGVRVLRIPVGAETAEEAIAAEIARSLLQVGGANGKGAAACCPLE, from the coding sequence ATGGCGCCGCCGATTCGCGCCGTGCTGCTGGTGGGGCCGACGGGTTCGGGCAAGAGCCCGGTGGGCGCGCGGCTGGAGCAGGCGGGCGGGTTCCACCACTTCGATTTCGGGGCGGAGCTTCGCGCGGCGGCGCGCGGCGAGCGCGGCCTGGCGCCCGCCGATGTGGCCTACGTGCAGGGCGTGCTGGAGGCGCAGGCCCTGCTGCCCGACGAGCGATTCCCGATTGCCGAGGAGCTGCTCCGCCGCTTTCTGCGGCGCCGCGGCTTCGAGCCCTCCGCCGATGTGCTCGTGCTCAACGGCCTGCCGCGCCACGTGGGGCAGGCCCGCGCTCTGGCCGCCACGGTGCGGGTGGAGGCCGTGGCGGTGCTGGAGTGCGATGCGGCGGCGGCGCACGCGCGCGTGGCCCGCCGGCGTCGCGGGGAGGGGCCCGACCACGCCGGGCGCCCCGACGACGCGCCCGAGGCGGTGGCCCGCAAGCTGGCCCGCTACGCGCGCGAGACCGAGCCGCTGGTGGCGCATTACGCGGCGCAGAGCGGCGTTCGAGTGCTGCGGATCCCCGTTGGGGCGGAGACGGCCGAGGAGGCGATCGCGGCCGAGATCGCCCGCAGCCTGCTCCAGGTCGGCGGGGCCAATGGAAAGGGGGCAGCGGCATGCTGCCCCCTCGAGTGA